In the Malaclemys terrapin pileata isolate rMalTer1 chromosome 3, rMalTer1.hap1, whole genome shotgun sequence genome, TGTCACACAGGCAAGTGTTGACAAGCACTATCTAAAATAGCTATTGTGAACATGAGATTTAATTGTTATATTTACAGGAAATCTAGAAATAGTCCTTGTTTTATCTCTAGCATTAAATAAAATTCACAGgaatataaaaacaaattacTTTTCCCCACTCTTGTGGTTTGCTTCTCTGCATTTTGTGTTCAGCAGATGCCAAAATGAAACTGGTTTACTGAAATCCATGTTAGCATCAACTCTTGTTTGTGTCCTGTTGATTTACAGTTATCTTTGATTGCTTTCAGTTACTAACACTATGCCGACAGCTTAGTGTTGATTGCATATGATACTGTACTTTATTTATTTGACCATAAATGCCTAAATAGCCTTTTCATTCCCTTGGCACCTCTTATCACATTTAAAGCAGAGACCATTTCCACCCAGCTCTGATTCACTGGTGAGCTTAGACATTTCTCAAAAGTCATACTTCATTTACTTCTAACTTTAGTCAGTCTGAGTAAAATTGACCATATCATATTTGACCTAATTGTGTCATGACGAGCATTAAAAGCTTACATGCTTCTCTCAGAAGTTTCCCATGGGACAGACGCGCTGGGAAAGTGATGCTAAGACTGAAATAAAGGAGGGCTCTAAGCAATAGTTTCTTTTCAGTGGCAGCAGCTTTGCTGGGAATAAATTCCattataacaacaataataataaaacatccctttcaggagtcaatGACACTGGTACCAGctagtctgtttctgaagtggtTTTCTCATTGAGCCATATTCACTAGTACACGCCAGATGCTTTAAACTGATTTGCTTATGCAGGACAGTCATAAACTCTGCTTAACCTCCTTGTTAAActgggtttacagctgctttgcttTGCTACAGTTGCCAGAGTAGTTGGTTACTCTGGCCCATTAAGCTTGTTCTTATTGTACTTAGTTTATGGGGAACTGTTAGgttgttttatttaatatcttCACTAATGATCTAGCTAAGAGACTAAAATCACATTTTAATGACAGTCATGACACCAAATTAGGAGCAGTTGTGAACACCATTGAGTACAAAGAAAAGATACACTGGGGTCTAGAGAGAGCAACAGAGATGGGtagaaaataacaaaatgagatCCAGCTCGGGAAAGTGTAAACTGACATATCTAGTGAAAAATAATCCCAAACCTAGATACTCAAGGGAAGGGGAAAATTGAGAGGCAGTAATTCTGTTTAGGAGAGATGGTGAACAGCAAACTAGACATGAATTTACAGTGCAATAGGGAAGCAAGAAAGACCAATTCAATTTTGAGCTGCATGCATAGAAGCAGGACATTATGAAACTGGCATACAGTATAACCATCCCTTCTCTACATCAGTCTAATGTGAGTGCATCTGGGATATTACATACCATTCTGAAAAACCTTATTGCCAGAAACAATATTGACTGGAGAGAGCTAGGAGAAAAGCAACTCAAATTATTAGAATGATGTAGGGACTGATTTAGAAGGAAAGAATTAAAATTTGCATGGGTTGACTCTGGTGGTGAGGGACAAATGATGAAATTGACAAATATTTGAAAGGTGCAAGCACCAAAAAGCTAAAGGATGAATAAGGTTATCAAAAAGGGGAATGGGGTTGCCTAGCAGGAAAAACTTCCAGGTGTGAAATCTGTTAggttgtggaatagtctccccaGGGGGATGGCAAGGTCAAGTCCAGGGATGTTTAAGACTGTATAATCCACAAGACTCCAGGcccttggactagatgacctagggTAAGCAGGCCTTTTCATCCCTGATTTTTTTACCCCAGTCCATCTAACTGTTGTTCTTTATAAATATAGAGTGTATAAAGCCAAAGCTCATGCAGATCTGGCTTTGAACTTAATGCATTAAACTGAAGTGAGAATGAATTCTACTCTATGATTTTCAAAGCCAGTTTCTTGTGTAGGAATCCTCTGTATTTTTGAAGCAAGTCTACAGATCTCCTGAGGGGTTAGCACTTCCTATAAGAACTAGTATAGTCATGCCTGATTTCCCCTTCAAGGAGAGCAGTTGCCCGGAAAGGAAAGGAGCAGACTTACCAGCTCTCTGCTCGTCCTGGTACTCTCCATAATCAGCTACTTCTCTTCGGTCTAAAGTATAGTCGTGGTTGGAGAAGTATTGCACCTCGTTGTCCTTTTCCATGTGGTGCCTTTTCAGTTCCTGAATAATCTCCATGATGAGATTGAAGAGGCTTTGCCTGTCTTTTAGGTCTATGGAGTCAGTTCTCTCTTTGCAATAACCTGCTGACAGCATTAAGAGCACCAGCCCCAGCAGCACAGGAGACTTCAGTCCGCTCATTGCAAGTCTGAACTGGAGGGTGAATGAGCAGAAGAAAAGAAATGATCCACTTTGGGGGGACTCCTATTTCACTGAAAGagaaaaatgggggtgggggaagggagagtcaCGGGGATGAAATCAGAAATACTACAGGGGAAGAGCAAAGAGGCTACTTTGCACATTATGTAATCAGGGTGCCTtgtttcctcccttcctcccactaCCTCCTTAGATTTTAAAATGGACCAGATtcccaactggtgtaaattggcggAGCTCAGGTGAAGTCAGAGGATTTGCACCAGTTGAGGAGATGGCACAATCTGCCTTTTACTTGCCCTCCTGACAGCAGCAACTTTATTCTCGCCTGCAGTGCCGACTAGAGAGCCGCTCAGCCGCCCGAAAGCTACATGAGTCAAAGTACTTCATGCTGCCTTCACGTTTTACACAGTCCAGCCAGTGCTGACGCCGAAGTGCGCAGCCCAGGGGGACTCGCGTTCCTCGCACCGATCCAGAGGACGGGCATTCTTAAACGTCACCGTAGCCTACACCGGTGGAGAGCGCGCGGCTGCTGCATGGAGGAGCGCACTCCTAGGACTCCCATGGCCCTTCCTCTCCCGCCCCCCTTCTTATCTCCAGCGCGGCGGCATAGGACAGTCCCTGAGTGCTTGAAACACAGCAGAGTAAATCCCAGCCCACGAGGGGCCGACGGCGGACGATTGCGTAAACAGAGGCGCCTGTCTGCCCAGCGAGTGGCCGGGAAGAGCCCACTGCGGAAACTTTTCGAAAACTTGCACCTTAACACGCGCTCTGACTTCTAGAGCCAAACAGAGCGTTTATTGCCCAGCCATTGCAAGGTTTAACCCCCCGGCATGCGCAGTCACTGCGTCCCACTACACTGCGGTACCAGCACGGCGCTGGGGACCCGCGCCCAGCGGGGAAGCACTGCCGAGAGGCAGCCTGCTCCCCAGAGGCTGCGAACTagcggcccccagccccaccggaGGGCTGTGCTTGCTGCTCTGCCGGGCTTGGCGGAGCCTGGGGACCCAGCGCAATCCGTCCCTCCTGCCCTAGGGAAGTCGAGAAGCTCCTGCACCAGGGGCAGTTTAACCGCAGGGTCCCGTGCACGAGTCTGTCCCGAGCCTCTGGCAGGGAAGGCATGTGGGAGCCCAGCGGCGCTCGTCCCCCCGGCTCCTAAAGCGCCCGGACAGGGGAAGGAGCCAGCTTCCTCCTTGCCTCGCACCTGCCTTGCCTCCCCCGCCGGCAGCAGCCCCGCGGCTGATCCCTGGCACGCCCGGCTCTCCGGGTCTGAACTTCGCGGGAAGCGCTTGGCCCCGCCAGCCCGGCACCGCCGTTACCTGTCTCTTCTTCCCCAGCGCCGGCCAGGTGCTGCCCTCACTCAGTCCCCCGCGGAGGAGCAGCCCGCGGTCTCGGAGTTTCCCTGTTGTCCCCCCtcccgtcccgtcccgtcccgtcccggTGCACAGGCTGCATCCACAAGCTACTCCATGGCGGCCGGCGCCGCAGCTTATATAGGCTACGGGACATACACTAGGCGGCGGCTCCGACAGATGTGATCGACTCACTCGCAAGTgggaggaaagcaacaaaagtcCACTTGGCAAcccagcgcccccccgccccagtgcagGCTCGCTTGCTCCTCAGCTCGCGCCGACATAAGGAGCCGGTCCCGAGCGGGGCTGTGCTCTGCCTTTAACGGGGAAGGCGCGGAGGCGCCTCTGAACTAGGCatcgcccgcccgcccgccggcCGCGCCCCGTCCGCTGGCCCCCCTCAGACCCCGCGCCGTGGCTGTCACTTGCCAGGGGCGCGGGGGAAGCTGCGTGGTTGCCAGGAACTTTCTGTCCctctgtccgtctgtctgtctggggggagaggggcggagcTGGGCTGCACCTCAGTCGGGAAGCCTGCGGTTATGTGGCGGTGGGAAGGAGCCGGCATCTGCCTCCTTCCGTTATTCTTGTAAAGGGTAATTCTCCAGCGCTAGGAGCCGTGACTGGAaatccgccccccctcccccggagagaGGCGCCGCGATCCACGCGGGCTCTGTCCCGAGCGGGGCCGGTGCCCCCATGGCGGGGAGTGCCGCGGGGCAGAGAGCTTTCCCGGTGCCTCCCCCCTGAGACACCCAGCAAAACCCTCCCCCTAAGCCTGGATCCTGCCAAATTAACACTCATCCACCCTCCCTCTGAAACACACTAACAGGGGGGTAGGGGTGATGCTGAAACATGATCCAGCTGaacttttctgtttgcttttattGTGTGACTAAACCTCACCCTCGCAGCAGCGAAAAGACAAATAGAAAGTTGGATCGAGCGGTGGGATATTCTCCATGCAGGGGAGGGGACGCCCCCCAGTGCCTGTGTACTTCGATCGGTAGGTGAAGCTTGGAGCTGGAAAGCCAGACGCTCCCCTCGCCCTCTCCCTTTCTTCCGCTACACTCGGGAGTCAGGCAAGCAGTGAACACGGTGCCATCCCCGAGGCAGGCGCTGACAACAGAGACACCTAGTGGCAGCGAATGTAATTAAGCTCCAGGGAGCGTTCTATAGAGGGGTGTCCCGCTGCGAAGTGACTTGGAAGGTAAGGTGAAAGAAACGGAAAGAGATCAACATCAGGGGCTGCAATTAATCCGAGCCCTTCCTCCAGAAGCCATTCCTCCGAGCCTTCCTTTCTCTTGGGTGTACATTCCAGACCGTGCGTGTAAACTTCTGCAGGGCGTGCGAAACTTTACTATAAAATTGTTACAATGGCTGAAGTACTGCTCTGTTGAAGCCCAGCAAACGTGCTTCTATGCCTGACTCCAGTTCATTTCTTTGTATCcggtgtgtgtgtgagcgagagagagtgtgagagccAGAGAAAACTCCATATTTGTGTAGGTGCCTGTCAGACTTCTAGTTGACAAAAGAAGACACTGTACAAAAGAATTCTGTCTTTGTTAGttcctctgtcacacacacagctGTTTGTATATGGAAGAACATACCTGTTTCATTTCAAAGAACAAAATGGGAGATTTATCCTAGTACCTAATAGAGTGAATATGAAATGTGAACACATCCTGTGAAAACAATACCAAACTTTTATATAGCCCTTTTCATCAGTACAGCTTAAAgacttttttacacacacacacacacacacacacacacacacacacacacacacacagagattttcttttaattaaaccCTACAAGTAGTTTATACAAACCggtttggctgggacagtcccttttttaagcccagTTCCGGCCTTCATGACTTTtttgggcatttgtcctgttcgCTCTTGCCAACTAGATCAGTTGATCACATGAGCAAATGTCCACTtgtgtcaaaaaagtggggtgccgAGGAATGTGGGCAGGAGCAGCGATGCCAGCCCCATgcaaggggggaggcagggctttgGTGGGGAGTAGGCAGGGGCTTGGGTGAGCAATGATGCCAACACCATCCTCgtgcaggggagcaggcagggcatGGGCAAGCAGCAAAGACAGCCTCAGCTTTGCGCAGGGGAGAATAGGGGCTCAGGTGAGCGGATTGGGCAAGCccagaggggtgggagggagggcacaGGCTAGCCCCAgatggtgtcccattttctctttggaaaGTATGGTCTCCctctttataaatacatatattttagtCTAACTCCCTGTTGAACTTGATACATACAGtggtgccatttcagattttggtaggAGGGGAGGGGCAACTTTAAttgtgattccaggggctacttgggcacctgaaaacttgtttttttgcagataataacttagaaattatcTGAAGATgtactgtatctaattcctatataaagaaagaaaattaaataaatattagatccactcagctctaatactaacatgttctgacatcttgtgtcaATTCACTTAAAGGACACtagttaggtttaaaattttattGTATAATCTTACtttgttacaaaaacaacaaggagttcggtagcaccttaaagactaacagatttatttgggcttaagctttcatgggtaaaaaatctcacttcttcctcatgaaagcttaagcccaaataaatctgttagtctttaaggtgccaccagactccttgttgtttttgtggatacagactaacacggctaccgccttatacttactttgttactaactcttgaatacaacaattgaaacaattgtagaaaaacctagattactttctatcattttttgcagttcaccaagttTGGAATAGATAATTTAACTTTTGGAAATATCGTACTAGAGCAAGGCCCCAGGCATTTATACTACAACTGCCTGGGGCTCTAGGAGTGTTATCCCACTACAAATAGACTAGAAACTAactttaaacaggagtgaaactgacactttcaagtcaTTTTCATAGTATTtccaatcccaaatgttcaaaaatcatgaatcaagctcaccaaaaatcatgagattgtctttaaaataatgagattatgtaaaaataatagatccggtgttctttttatttgcattctgcTTTTTGAGCATTTAGGGTGCCCCAgggtcacatttttaagctttctctacagccacaagggctagaaactttttcttAAGaatgaatcatagactatcagggttggaatggacctcaggaggttatcttgtccaatcccctgctcaaagcaggatcaatcctcagacagatttttgccccagattcccaaatagctccctcaaggattgaactcagaaccctggggttagcaagccaatgctcaaaccactgagctatccctcccccaacatgaaggctgaaatcatcacatatccacctgactccagcagctgggactttaaggaaaacaataatgatcatgagactcatgacaaaatcatgagagttggcaacactgc is a window encoding:
- the ALKAL2 gene encoding ALK and LTK ligand 2, which encodes MSGLKSPVLLGLVLLMLSAGYCKERTDSIDLKDRQSLFNLIMEIIQELKRHHMEKDNEVQYFSNHDYTLDRREVADYGEYQDEQRAEIVPRDLRMKDKFLKHLTGPLYFSPKCSKHFHRLYHNTRDCTIPAYYKRCARLLTRLAVSPMCMEG